In Lolium rigidum isolate FL_2022 chromosome 7, APGP_CSIRO_Lrig_0.1, whole genome shotgun sequence, the DNA window CTATCGTTATTATTATCCGTGTTGCAAGCTAAGTATGGTTGCTATGCGGGAGCTGCATACAGGTGTTCATTGATGGACATGGTCCTATGtatgaaaccgtgtctaggaggaactagacactttttgatatagtagaagcgggacttggcgtgacaattccaaaattcgttcctgacaggaatcgaactctggtcgttgggatgcgccactgcgaccccaaccactgggctaagcccacgtcgtcgaCATGGTCCTATGTATAAGTGCCTGCCTAATGGTGATTAGTTAATTAAGTAACTGAGTGACGGGCCAGAAGAATATTTGATGAGATGGTGTATGGGTGAGCCTTTTGGGAATTTTAAGGCTTGAAGGTACAAGGATCCATGTGCAGTGATCATCACTAGGGGGCTTAACTTGAGGCTTTTGTATTTAACATATGCATTGTGTTTTCCTATCAAAACTAAAAAAAGTTGGTGCTGAAGTTCGTAATTATAAATCATATAATTAATCAAACTTCTTCCTGTTGATTTAAAATCATCACAAAGCGAACAATTATTACTCATGGGTCGATTGCCAACACAATCACGGTGGTAGCCGCTCATATGCGACAACGAGCATCGGAGCTTCTGAAGAGAGAATAGTATTAAGTTGTAACCGTGTACTTATTTGCTAATCACATGTGCATGCCGTAGAATCTAATTGTGCTATACTTAGGCTTGTAAGTGGATGGCACAGTTTACTACCAAAAATACATTTTAAATATGGTTTATGGAAGTAAGTCGGTAGAAAAGTTCAATCATCAAGCGAAAGAATAATTAGTGTAATTTGTGGCCATTTTTGCCAAATAAGTACTACCCAATACCCATGATCATCAATGGGAAATCTATGTTGCTTCTGTTGGCCACTTAAGAAACGTCTGACATTTACATGATCTAAACAAATTAACATTTACtagaaaagaagaaacatagtGCAGGATGTGTTAATCAAGTAAAAGGTCATTATCATAAACAAATCAGTTAAAGTTGCGCAACTTCCGGTTGGATGTAGCGACATTTCTTTAACACCGGATAATGTATAGTAATCTTAGTTATTATACTAAGCAGTAAGCTTATGTAGAAAATAGTACTAATCATCTTTATTGTAAACTCAGGAAATTACAAACTGGTATGCATGGTTGAGTCGCTTCGGCCGTGCGTTCTTGAAGATAATTACAGCCAACTCATTGATTAGTAGCACGCAACGCATGATGATGACATTTTAGGCTCTCCATTGGCGTGTTGATTACATATCTGATCGTTAATTATATTCTGAGTTCTACTGATCCACTGTCTTAACAGCTAGCGAAGACACACGAGCTTAATTAGCGCTCCTTTTCGCGAAAGCATTTGGAGAATACTCATAGGGACCATCATGTGTAACAACAAGATATTTAGTTATGGGAAAATAGTACGGCAAATAAGAATAAAAAATGTACTATGGGCTGTTGGACACTGACACGTCGATCTGTACTGTACATCGTTAGATTCTCTCTATCATGCACACACGGAAAGTTGCTAGCATTGTTTAAGAAAAAAGACTTGACTCGAAATTATAAGAATAATATAAAAATATCAATGACCAAACTTGAAGAATTTTATTCACAACGAATAGTAAATTTTTTTTGCAAGCACATAAGCGGTGAAATAAAATAACTAAGAACATGTTTCTAGGCCAACTATTGGCAAAATTACTTGAAACGGCCTTCCACAGGCCCAGTTTAAGACCTTCGTTCGGGCTGCCAAGGCCTGTATCATAATTAATTGGTCACCAGTGATTCAGTGTTGTTCCACGGCGTAAAAAGGATACTTCCTCTACCACTGTTCATATGGCTTGCAAGTATCTTTTTCTAGATCGTAAATTTAAACATGATAATTCAtgatatatattacaaaatatatatcattagtaaacttagatgttctatttttcaATGATATAATCTATATGTTGTATAATTGATATCAGGCTGACCAAATTGACAACCTAGAAATGTGCCTAATCTCTATGAATTGAAAGAGAGGTACTAATAACCTACTGAAGTATTTCCCTCAATGGATGGCCTGCTGTAGTTACAGTCTAGAACTGGGCATTTATTAGATAAGGAGTTATTTTGGTCCAGGTTTTAATAAACCTTACCTGGAATCCTCAAGCATGAGTCTAATCTGATCCGGCCTGAAAATCTAAATAGTAAGTTTTTCTGTTAATTTAACTGTTTGTGGATGCTAAAGCACATTATTAATCTCATTTTCTCAATAAATAGTAAGTTTATCGTATTTTAGGCTTCTTTGGTCTTTCAGACTGATCTTTTAGGAGAAAACGAGAGCTTGGCTCTAGTTCAACCGTCTAAATTTTGGGCTAGAGCCATCTGACAGCGAGGCTCTATATAGTATGCAGACAATGCATCGGCAAGAAGAATATTGTGCAGCATAAATCATATAATTAGACTGTTAACTTAGAGACCATAGAATATTGTGTCTCCACATCCGTAATAAATGAATTCATTGTTTTGCCACATAAATAACTTGTACGATACTTATTTATTTAAACTAATTTCATTGTGGCGGTTCCTCGTAGACTAGCATAACGCACACTCTCCGGCATGGATTTGAACCTTTAGTTGCCTACTATCATCTCCCTTGATAGCCGAATTCAAAAGATATTCGAGATACTAGGAACACAATCTGCCATAGTATATATACCAGCTGAGGGTCAAAGAACAAAATAAGTTTTGAGTTGTGTTTTCTTAATTCTAAAGAAAGAATTAAATTTTATAACTTATGGCTCAACATAATATCAAATGAAAACCTTAATCTTAATTGAGACCTTCACTATCCATACAATTTCGTATGTGGAAGCTATTAGCATTCTCCATCTCTATATACATAGAGTTAACCAAAAACAATGTCTGACACATGAGGCTTCCACCCAAAACACATATGGCTCCTTCATGAGGGGACTTCTTTTTCAATACATCTAGAAACATATAATGTTCTTAGCATTGTGCTATACTATACGCACACgattcctcctcgaaataggctttcgccccgctttataaatgtgTGTATCAAGTTCTTTCTTGATACGCACATGATTAAACATAACAGACCTGCAAGATGAAACTAGAGGATCATCATGATACCATAGACTATTTTTTTGAGGAACTAACAGGGGAAAGTCACCCACCTAAAAAAATCATGAGAAGGTACATGGTGAGGCACCAGGGCAGCAACAACATCCTGGGTCTATGGCGGCATACCACGCCCAACAAACAGAAGACCGGGTTTACAATGAAAGGGGGGGGGGAgtgagagaaagagaaagagagtaCATGGCTGCATTTAGCCTCAAGAAAAAGACACAcacaaggccaaaaggatacccgtgttaaccatggtTGCAAACATGTTTGTTTTTTGAGTGGTCACCAGGGCGAAAACCCGAAAGAACTGCCCACCTAAATTGGATTTGCATTTGCTCTAGTCCTTAAATCTTCGATGTCGTTTTTTTTATTTAGGCTATCTTTTGTGCGGCCTACTAGCTAGCTTCTTAGTTGGTTAAAAGGCATATTCAATCGCTAATTAGTTGTTAACCAATTAATTTTCGGTCGGCGTGGGATTATATGGGGTCAAACcaggatcaagaatcaaatcctCCAAATAGGGAGCAGTTGTTCACGGATTTGGCCTCTCCCTAGCATCACTCACACCCACATGCATGCGTGGATTATGCATGAGCTGTGCACAGGACAAATTTCACACACATATCTCGTAGGATCTACATATCTCTCCCCTGATTTTCTGAATCAAATCTTGTAGAAAGCCACCAACTAACCATAATGTATGTAATCGACATACTTTTTTATATCTGGACATATATAGCATTTTATTTACTTAGTTGAGGAATTTCAGGGATCTTAAAAAATCAGGGTTTAAATATGCATCATTCTTGATTATTTGCATAGTTTTGAAAAACATGAAAGAAGcttcattctttttttttttgtaatagtTTGTGAACGTACTTTTCGGGTTTCTATATTGGAGACACTTCTCTTTTAAAAAACAAGCTAATTTATTCCTTATTTGTTAGTAAACACTTCGGACATAATTCAGCATGTATGTCCCTAATTATCTATTGTCATAGTTTATGAAAATTCATACCAATAGAGTCCGAGAGTGTGTACAAAATTTAGATTATCCAATATGTCTGTACAATACAAATAAAATATGCGTGTCTCTTCCCGAGAACAAGGGGTCATGCATGACTCCATGCATGCAACATGTGATTCAACAAGTTGCAAGGTCACAGACAATAATTCCCAATGATCCGTGGGAAACAAACGGTGCTCGACTTTGTGTATATAAACCCCCACCGAATGTGCAGTGAGACAAAGCAACCATACGCCCCAACTGAGCTCGAGCTACACCTAACAGCGAAGAACCTCCGCGCCGCCGAAAATGGAGGCGGAGATGTACCTCCACCCCGCCGAGCCCCTCAGGGCGAACACGGTCACATGCATCCCAAGGctccgcggcggtggcggcgtccgtCGGAGGCCACGGCAGCACGCGGGCGCTCCTCCAGCCCCGGCGTCGTCCGTATCCGTGATTGATCGCGTCCGCGACGTCCTTCTGCGGCTCGCGATGCTGTCGGCGACGACGTCTCCCAAGGCAGGCGCCGGCCGCCTCCAGCAGCAGCACACCACGACGGCGCCTGGGGCGCCGACGAGAGCGGCGTCGGTGCGCATGAGCCCTTCCTACTCCGACTCATACCCGAGcgacgccgtcgacgactgcATCGAGTTCCTCAAGAGGTCGGCCGCCGGAGCCGGCGCCGCTGCCCCTGTACCGGCCGCAGCCGTCCCGGAGTCAGTGAGCTCGGCGCCGTCGTAGCTGCCGCCGTGTGCATGATCTGCATGCATGTGCCGTGGAATCTTATTATTTCTTATCCAGTTTGGTGTGTGTTTGACGTACTGTTCGTACATGTGGATGTTTGTATATGAGTTGCTAGGTTTGCTGGGTGGTGGTTGCATCCATGTGTGATGCGTTTGATATGTCGTACGTGTTGTATGTATATAATCAGATTCACCTCAAGTTGTCAAGTGGAGTTACATCTTGTACGTGGGTGGTTATGTCGAATAGCTATCGTTGCATGAGCTAGCCTTTGTTCTATTCGTTGGAGCCATGCATGCAAGCCTTGTGGTAATCATAGGGTGTGTATAAACCCTCAACAATTCTTGGTATAAGTCTTCCAAATATCAAATATGTATATTGTATAACCATATATTTTGCATTGCGGTATGCGCTATCGCGATGATGATTTAGATCTATCTAGCCATCTTTGTTCCGGTTACAGTAAGGACGAATAAGGCCCTGCAACCGATGGGGTGTTGACGGATTGTTAGGATCGAAGAGGCAAAGGTCATGCGTTCAGTTTCCTATGGGCGTGGCTCGACAATTGAGTCGATATACATTAAATTGAAAAGGAGGCGAGTACCTACATAATCCTTGGGTAGAAAATATTTTTCTGAGGTCAAGGTGGAAGACATGATGGTGGGTGTTATATGCTCATGCACATCTTCCTATGGGTGAACTCGCGAGAAATAGTTATTTTAAGACCACTAAAACGAAGTTCGCGGAAATTATCCACCTAGTCTGCTATGCCATTGTATGCCTTTCGGACCGCGTTGTGTTTAAGGAGATCCACCTTATCCCTATTTTTTCATCTCGTACACTATTTTGTCACTTATTGCGAGCAACCGCGCAATATCGCCCACGTGCGCGCCCGGATGAGCCTGCCCATTAGCACTTTTTGTTTTCTTACTTTGTTGTTTCATTTCCTGATTTCTTCAttccttttttttcattttttgtcttcactttaatcatgtttatccttTGGTTATTTTTTTAAAATGCATGACTATCTACTTTTTACATAAGTGAAAAAAAACTGTGATGTATGACATTTTTATCTTCATTTTTAAACTCTTAATCTATTATGTTGTTTTCTTAATCTCTTAACTCTTTATCTCTCAGGCTAGTACCTACATAATCCTTGGCGTTTTTTAGATTGCCACAGCGTGTTGACTAGGACCCAGCTCATGGTCTCTCTAAGGATTAAGAATTTaatattggagatgctcttatatggcAGCCGTAGGGGAGGCAGTGATATTGCTTTTTTTTAGGCAGTGATATTGCTGGCTACAGGTGGCAAATGGTGGGACCCGATAACTCCTTGTCTGGTGTTTTTTTTAGAATAGTATGGTGGTAGTTTGCATGTGGAGCATTTCAAACCCATGGACTCAACATAAGCCGGCTTAGATTACGTTGCCGTTGATCCAAAGCTAAGCCCAATTCTAACTAAGGCCCACTCTGTAGCCCGCAGTCAGAAAGCATTGCCTGGGAAATTTAGGCCTCCTCCTACTTGTTCCCAATGGGCCTTTTTTCCCAATTCTCCGAGCAATTTCCTAGCACTATAATAAAAGGTATTGGGAATGCTAAAAAAAAAAGAGTAGCAAGTTGTTTGATGCACACTTGTGATCTGCTCACCGAAAGAGTAGCACTCGAGATCAACAAAATAATCTATGTTGATGTGGCATGTAGGGAGGAAGGTTACTGCTGGAATAAGTTGACTGCTTAATTAATATTTAATACAACCTCTGTTCAGAAATAAGCTATTAAATTTTATCCAGATACGTCCATATCTACACGCTGAAATAAAGCTGAGTTACTTATTCGAACGAGGCAGTATTTGGGTTGTGTGGTTAAGGCCAGTTTACTGCACCTACGAAGATTGACAGATAACCATCTAGGAGGAGAACGTGAAAAATGTGTACTGGTGGTTGGCCTCTAAATTGTGAGATGCCAAAATTGGCATTGCACGGCTTTGAATGCACGTACTGTTGCTGGCTGCTGTGTTACGTACTGTGTACGAGCCAGGACAGGACCATGAACTTGGGATCTGCATGCATTCAGACACTAGTGATGGTCGAGTTCATAATCATGTGCCGGGCCGATAAGGAGCTGGCCGGAGTCATGACTCGACCAAGCAGCAGGTGAGCTGCAGGATTAGCCATTAGTGTGCGGGCCTAGAAACAATCCGGTCTCGTAGGGTAGACTGGGCGAGATAGTCAGATAGAGATAGGGTCGCGCTGATGCATTCTCGGCAAAATGAAAGGATGAACCATTAGCTGATACAGTTTTCAGTTTGGAGTTTAGGCTGCTGACTGTAATGCTTCACTATATTTTATCATTTTCGTTTTTATAGTACTGTCTCAGTTCTAAAACAAGTGTCTCGCTTTTGTCTAGAAATAATCCAGTCTCATATGTACATCTTAAAATAACTGTCATTTTTATCTAGAAACCCGATCCAGTCTCCATTCTAAAATAAGTATCTCACTTTTATCTAGacgcattttagttatagatatattTATATCTAGAAAAGTTAAGACACTTATTATTAGATGGAGAGAGTACCAAGATTATCATCCAGACTTtcttttttaacaaaaaaaaaaacgaaaaacaaCTATCCAATCGGTTTGGATGAGTGCGCCCTTTTTAGAGCTCGAGCTAAAGTGAGTTCGTTTTAGTGTGGATGTGTGTAATAGTGAATGTCGTCAATTATGTTGTATATTACAAGGGTTTCTCTAGGGTTCAGTCTACTCAGAATTAGCTTAGAGCTTAGTAAAATGATGTCAACATCCTTTATAGTTGTTTCTTTCATGTTTTATTTTTACAATCTAAAgatttaaaaaatacaaataagttaAATTATCTCTCTCTCATATTAGGTAATATAAAATCACACAACATAAAGATTTCGATAACATTTCATAATTTATACATTTTAAAAAATTCTTAACTCCGCTTGCAGCTAGAAAAattctcagttgcaactccaTTTGCAACTGCAGAAATTCTCAATTGCAACATACTTACAACTGGAGAAAATCTCGGGACAATTCTTAGTTGCAACCACAATTGTAAAAGAAGAAAGTCTCAATTGTtggaaaaaatctcagttgcgatTACACTTGTAATTGGAGAAAATATCGGTTACAACTACACTTGAAACTAGAAAAAAATTGCCAGTTGCAACTCCATTTACAACTACAAAAATACTGAGTTGCATACTTACAACTGGAAAAAGTTTCAGCTACAACAACAAAATCTTGGTGTTAACACCACACAACTAAATAAGTGTCTCACTTTTGTCTAGAAATAATCCAGTCTTATATGTACGTCTTAAAATAAGTGTCATTTTTATCTAGAAACGATCCCATCTTCATCCTAAAATAAGTGTCTCACTTTTATCTGGATTCTAGACGCATTTTAATTATAGATATATCTATAACTAGAAAAATTTAAGACACTTATTATTAGATAGTGGGAGTACCAAGATTGTCATCCAGACCTTTTTTTGTTACGAAAAGAAAAAAACTACGATTGGATGTCATCCAGCCGGTTTGGAGGAGTGCGCCCTTTTTACCGCTCAAGCTAAATTGAGTTGTTTTTTTCTTTAAAACTTGGAAAATAAACTAAAAAAGTGTGGATATATGTAATAGTGGATGTCGTCAATTATGTAGTATACTACAAATGTATACCTCATTGTTACATAATTCGTTTCCTAAGCTACAAAAAGAAGTGTGGATATGTGTAATAGTACACAATGCACATTTTCCAAACTTCAAAATGTATCGACTTTTTTCATCGTTGTGTTAGCATAGAATAGAAAAGAGTTCTGCATAATAAGTTTGCATGCTTGTACTTATTAAAAGAAaggaaaatttaaaaataaaaaaattgatgCAACATCAATTACATCAACTTCAATATATGGGGTGCGAGAAAGGTTCTCCAAAATCCACACCTTCGAGAAGGATACCGTGGCTAGATCCAGTCATAGAAGACCAGGTTCCGGGTTCACCCTGAGAGAAGGTTTGCGAAAACTCCATGGAGCGCCTCCAACAAGGTAAAATTGCCTATCCATCGTCATTGCAGATGCAACTAAcaaaggtaaaaaaaaaaaggGTTATCACAACGGAGCTCAAAACCCTGGTACTAAAGGAGGACCACCAAGCCTCATCAACCATGTTATGTCGCCCTCAATTGCCAAGGCACCATCATCCTATGTAGTCTCAAGTTCTCCAGGTGCATGCCTCCTATGTAGCACCAAGTTCTCCGAGTGTATGCGCATACGCCCAATTGGAAAGGCGCCTTGCACCTAGCATGGTGATACTCTACTCTCGTACCCATCTCATTTCTTTGTGGTCAAGGACCTCCCTCCGGTTATCCTTCCTCACACGAGCGATGCATTTGTACCAACCGGATTCACCTTCCTGAGCGTGTGGACCCCAACCACTGGCATTTGTTAATATCTCCACCATCCTCATCTCCACCCATATAGAGACCCTAAGACACCCATAAATGCGAGAGAGGACAAACCTCTGCCAAATTCAAAATTTAAACCTTGTCACTACAGGGAGGGATGTCACAAACTAGAACTTTTGCTACATAAATAGAGTGTCACAAGGAAGTCAAGAAGGAAAAGATCAAAAGAGGAACAAatactctctctttctctctctctctctccctatttTAAATTGTCAAAGAACTTTATAAATCTGACCAAGTATACTTAAAAAATCAACATCCGCAATGTTAAATCAATATTATTAAACTCAATTTAAAATATACATCTATACCGTATACATTTAATAGTGAATAAGTTTATATTTTTTCGTATATACTTGTTCAAACTTTAACGGTGATTAAAGATAAAATGCAGGGTAATTTTAGAGTAGCAAAATTAGGATAAACAAGAACCGGTAAGAAGCTAGAAGATACAAATGTGGCAAACTCGAAAATAGGAAATCTGCAACAAAAAAAACTTCAGGATTATGTAAACCGTTCAGATAAGATGCGTTCCAAATGATTGGGACATGCAGAGTCCCCTGCTGTTGGCTCATGTCATTTACTTCTAAACGGAGCTAGCTGAGCTTATTTGTCTGATGCGTCGACCATGTTGTCTAGTGCCGAGTGAGATAGAGCATAGACCATATCGTTGAGCCCCGGAAGCCGGAAATCGTGGGTGTACGATGGCGGATCATGTGCAATTGTTGGTTTGAGCTCATGTCCAATGCACCATGCATGCGGGGAAATACAGACTGGCTCTCCGGTGCCACACACTTTCTATActtggaaaaataaaaagaaatattaAAAAagtgtttaattttttttttttttggaaatcaa includes these proteins:
- the LOC124673292 gene encoding uncharacterized protein LOC124673292, which produces MEAEMYLHPAEPLRANTVTCIPRLRGGGGVRRRPRQHAGAPPAPASSVSVIDRVRDVLLRLAMLSATTSPKAGAGRLQQQHTTTAPGAPTRAASVRMSPSYSDSYPSDAVDDCIEFLKRSAAGAGAAAPVPAAAVPESVSSAPS